The Dethiosulfovibrio peptidovorans DSM 11002 genome has a window encoding:
- a CDS encoding sulfurtransferase, with the protein MKQTLLRVWFALCMLTISATAWGGEPDLSGFVHPEYFITPQKLHSMLGDPRLVLLDGNNPKVYRKGHIPGAVNIGFHFLSKTVGRPGDPGWGTSLPIDRLEKKLRELGVNDDSIVVLYSDMFKGPGADGRNFWQLKMAGMKNVKLLYGGLPLYRSLGYDLTRKVAKPSPSNEGALTLHEYDPSWYTTMDQVYSSLGKELIIDTRTKKEFDGSTNAGEPRGGHIAGSEWMLWLDILNKDGSPKSAEEIKSIMKDRFGLTPQDSFTVY; encoded by the coding sequence ATGAAGCAAACTCTTCTCCGAGTGTGGTTCGCGTTATGCATGCTGACCATCTCGGCGACCGCTTGGGGCGGAGAGCCGGATCTTTCCGGATTCGTCCACCCCGAGTACTTCATCACGCCGCAGAAGCTCCATTCGATGTTAGGCGACCCCAGGCTGGTCCTGTTGGACGGAAACAATCCCAAGGTCTACCGGAAGGGACACATTCCGGGAGCGGTAAACATCGGTTTTCACTTCCTCTCAAAAACGGTAGGAAGACCTGGCGACCCCGGTTGGGGAACCTCCCTTCCAATAGATCGTCTAGAGAAAAAACTGAGAGAACTGGGAGTGAACGACGATTCCATAGTGGTTTTGTATTCCGACATGTTCAAGGGCCCCGGAGCGGACGGACGCAACTTCTGGCAATTGAAGATGGCCGGAATGAAGAACGTGAAACTACTCTACGGTGGACTGCCCCTCTATCGTTCGCTGGGATACGACCTGACGAGAAAGGTGGCGAAACCTTCCCCCTCGAACGAAGGGGCACTCACCCTTCACGAATACGATCCATCCTGGTACACCACTATGGATCAGGTGTATAGCTCCTTGGGAAAGGAACTCATCATCGATACTAGAACCAAAAAGGAGTTCGACGGCAGCACCAACGCCGGAGAACCAAGAGGCGGCCACATAGCCGGATCCGAGTGGATGCTGTGGCTGGACATACTGAACAAAGACGGCAGCCCCAAATCGGCGGAGGAAATAAAATCCATCATGAAAGATAGATTCGGACTGACTCCGCAGGATTCCTTCACCGTTTACTGA
- a CDS encoding (Fe-S)-binding protein: MKLNEAACPELRVFADKCVDCGMCLKGCIMSDQLEEGPGKVVSHFLKNGVIEDDWPFRCSLCGYCSSVCPVGADLRSVMTALRKKACVKPSLKMKKLFFGVLVFQFMAAWKHMGTPPVFPKGKGNRLFFPGCALASSDPELVLMTWRELRSLDSDMGVMVGCCGTPAASLGRDDVAGRIRDGLAKTLRSCGVEEIVVACPNCLKALSSLPVKVSSIWGYLGGNASLSGSLHAELEEAMFHSPCPLRDDERELTEVERLAEAVCPSIRTDPYGSEGGLCCGAGGMVPIVHPEVLSSWSERISRYRRNGETVVCCCQSCVDSLGGGSSGVVHLLRLLLGGASPPPPTGLARWANRRKLRRAIFDDAK, encoded by the coding sequence TTGAAATTGAACGAGGCCGCTTGCCCGGAATTACGGGTTTTCGCCGATAAATGTGTCGATTGCGGAATGTGTCTGAAGGGATGTATTATGTCCGACCAGCTGGAGGAGGGACCGGGGAAAGTAGTCTCCCATTTTCTTAAAAACGGCGTGATCGAGGACGACTGGCCCTTCCGTTGTTCCCTTTGCGGCTACTGTTCCAGTGTCTGTCCCGTAGGAGCGGATCTCAGGTCCGTCATGACCGCCCTCAGAAAAAAGGCCTGCGTAAAGCCGTCCTTAAAAATGAAAAAACTTTTTTTCGGAGTACTCGTGTTCCAGTTTATGGCGGCCTGGAAACATATGGGGACCCCTCCGGTCTTTCCGAAGGGTAAGGGAAATAGGTTGTTTTTCCCGGGGTGTGCCTTGGCGTCCTCCGATCCGGAGCTGGTGCTGATGACCTGGAGAGAGCTCCGTTCCCTGGATTCCGACATGGGAGTTATGGTCGGTTGCTGTGGAACTCCCGCCGCGTCTCTCGGGCGAGACGACGTTGCCGGAAGGATAAGGGATGGGCTGGCTAAAACCCTTAGATCCTGTGGGGTCGAGGAGATCGTGGTGGCCTGTCCGAACTGTCTGAAGGCCCTGTCGAGCCTTCCCGTGAAGGTGTCGTCCATATGGGGTTACCTGGGGGGTAACGCCTCTCTGTCCGGATCTCTACATGCCGAGTTAGAGGAGGCCATGTTCCACTCTCCCTGTCCTCTCAGGGACGACGAAAGGGAGTTGACCGAGGTCGAGAGGCTGGCGGAAGCGGTATGCCCGTCGATACGCACCGATCCCTACGGTTCGGAAGGCGGACTTTGCTGTGGGGCGGGGGGAATGGTTCCCATCGTTCATCCCGAGGTCTTATCGTCCTGGTCCGAGAGGATTTCCCGCTACAGACGTAACGGGGAGACGGTGGTCTGCTGCTGTCAGAGCTGCGTGGACTCTTTAGGGGGAGGAAGCTCCGGCGTAGTGCATCTCCTGAGGTTGCTGCTGGGAGGTGCTTCGCCGCCTCCTCCTACGGGATTGGCTAGATGGGCCAACCGCAGGAAACTGAGAAGGGCGATATTCGACGACGCAAAATGA
- a CDS encoding radical SAM protein: MTWKIASKTGEILKKGSDGSGIDRDEALYLMALPLRSKDTYALMEAADTLSRDTFGNKGENHFHIGLNVAPCPLNCSFCSLTVKAGIFKESIDFSDDQILEWARHGESRKADSLNLMTTGSFPMERLLHVGRLLRDNVDVPLVANTRDITHEEGEALLEAGFVGAYHAVRLGEGRDTPLKRDKRIETIKVLKDVGLRWMNCVEPVGPEHEAEEIVDLMFLARKYEATYSGVMRRVNFPGSPMEKYGMITEREMSRMVAVSRLVMGTVPKAHCTHEPNSLSLIAGGNLLFPEVGSSPRDGEADTGKGRGNTVENCARIHMETGWDPTRKSNCFA, translated from the coding sequence ATGACTTGGAAAATAGCGTCTAAAACAGGGGAAATACTGAAAAAGGGCTCGGACGGCTCGGGAATCGATAGGGACGAGGCTCTTTATCTGATGGCTCTTCCCTTGAGATCCAAGGATACCTATGCCTTGATGGAAGCGGCCGATACCCTTTCCAGGGATACCTTCGGCAACAAGGGGGAGAATCACTTTCACATAGGTCTGAACGTGGCTCCCTGTCCTCTCAATTGCAGTTTCTGCTCTCTGACCGTGAAGGCCGGAATCTTCAAGGAATCTATAGATTTCTCCGACGATCAGATTCTTGAGTGGGCGAGACACGGTGAATCCCGCAAAGCCGATTCATTGAATCTCATGACCACCGGGAGCTTTCCCATGGAACGGCTCCTCCACGTAGGCAGGCTCCTTCGGGACAACGTCGACGTTCCCCTGGTGGCCAACACCAGAGACATAACCCACGAGGAGGGAGAGGCCCTTCTGGAGGCCGGTTTCGTAGGGGCGTATCACGCGGTGCGGCTAGGTGAGGGCAGAGATACCCCTCTAAAAAGGGATAAGAGAATCGAGACTATCAAGGTCCTCAAAGACGTGGGGCTGAGATGGATGAACTGCGTAGAGCCTGTGGGACCGGAGCACGAGGCGGAGGAGATAGTCGATCTTATGTTTCTGGCGAGAAAATACGAGGCCACCTACAGCGGAGTAATGAGGAGGGTCAACTTCCCCGGTTCTCCCATGGAAAAATACGGCATGATAACCGAGAGGGAGATGTCCAGGATGGTGGCGGTGTCCCGTCTGGTGATGGGAACCGTGCCGAAGGCCCACTGCACCCACGAGCCCAACTCCCTTTCTCTGATAGCAGGGGGCAATCTCCTCTTTCCCGAGGTGGGGTCCAGCCCCAGAGACGGGGAGGCCGACACGGGCAAGGGAAGGGGAAACACCGTCGAGAACTGCGCTCGTATCCACATGGAGACCGGATGGGATCCGACCAGAAAATCGAACTGTTTCGCCTAA
- a CDS encoding ABC transporter substrate-binding protein, which translates to MRKLVFSILLFLCFAAASSAKEAVRVGTWKTAQTIQPFFYGDYASEDVEVLSFTNPADQKTALLAGSLGMCGTTIAHAIHSASMGQPVVLVASLCNRCSALVVGKDGPIEKISQLRGKRIGYVPGTMHEILLREALTRNGLSPEKDVSLVRIDFFDMGTALARGSIDAFLSGEPFPTLAVADGYGRVLSYPYYDDSVGTINAGMLVTERLIEEDPDMVMDLVRAHVRATEFLRSNPDVWLKKTVSFGTKKEILEKASANIELAWDMDDAFVKRVKALGARMEELHVIDRQPDYERLFDLSFVRRVKEEMGF; encoded by the coding sequence ATGAGGAAGCTAGTTTTTTCGATTCTTCTGTTTCTCTGTTTCGCGGCTGCCTCTTCCGCGAAGGAGGCCGTAAGGGTCGGGACCTGGAAAACCGCTCAGACCATACAGCCTTTTTTCTACGGCGATTACGCCTCCGAAGACGTGGAGGTCCTCTCCTTCACCAATCCGGCCGATCAGAAGACGGCTCTTCTGGCGGGAAGTCTCGGCATGTGCGGCACCACCATCGCTCACGCCATACACTCCGCCTCCATGGGGCAGCCGGTCGTTTTGGTAGCATCTCTCTGCAACAGGTGCTCCGCCCTGGTTGTAGGAAAGGACGGCCCCATAGAGAAGATCTCCCAGCTCAGAGGTAAAAGGATAGGTTACGTCCCCGGGACGATGCACGAGATACTGTTGCGAGAGGCCCTGACCCGTAACGGCCTGTCCCCGGAGAAGGACGTCAGCCTGGTCAGGATAGACTTCTTCGACATGGGAACCGCCCTAGCCCGAGGAAGTATAGACGCTTTTCTGTCCGGAGAGCCCTTCCCCACCCTCGCCGTGGCCGATGGATACGGCCGTGTACTGTCCTATCCCTATTACGACGACAGCGTGGGGACCATAAACGCCGGGATGTTGGTCACGGAGAGGCTCATAGAGGAAGATCCCGACATGGTGATGGACCTGGTGAGGGCTCATGTCAGGGCCACCGAGTTTTTAAGGTCCAATCCCGACGTATGGCTGAAAAAAACGGTCTCCTTCGGAACGAAAAAGGAGATACTGGAGAAGGCTTCGGCCAACATAGAACTTGCCTGGGACATGGACGACGCCTTCGTGAAGAGGGTCAAGGCACTCGGCGCCAGGATGGAGGAGCTTCACGTAATAGACCGCCAGCCCGACTACGAAAGGCTTTTCGACCTCTCCTTCGTTCGCAGGGTCAAGGAGGAGATGGGGTTTTGA
- a CDS encoding ABC transporter permease yields MTKRSRASAFLPWIVPTCLLGAWFWVCRTGIVPTYLLPDPMDIGRSAWVYLFGEVGSAPYAGRFVADLSASTGRVAMGFVAAVVFGIPMGVVSGRVPIVRSLLGTTVNGLRSVPGISWLPLAMVWFGVGMKTTVFLVALASFFPVYVNTAIGAGNVDFILYQVGATMGVGRIRGVFDILLPAAMPQIMSGLRLGLGTSWAYLVLGELTGVPFGLGALIMDARMMGRIDMIIVGIVVIAAMGRLSDLLLSSAMRFFFRSARRMA; encoded by the coding sequence TTGACCAAAAGATCCCGGGCCTCTGCTTTTCTGCCCTGGATCGTTCCGACGTGCCTTCTGGGTGCCTGGTTCTGGGTATGCCGCACCGGAATAGTCCCGACTTATCTGCTGCCCGACCCGATGGACATAGGAAGATCCGCTTGGGTCTACCTGTTCGGCGAGGTCGGATCCGCCCCATACGCCGGGAGATTCGTAGCCGATCTATCGGCCAGCACCGGGAGGGTCGCCATGGGATTCGTCGCCGCGGTCGTCTTCGGTATACCTATGGGTGTGGTCTCCGGCAGGGTCCCGATCGTCAGGAGCCTGTTGGGAACCACCGTAAACGGACTCCGCTCCGTGCCGGGAATAAGCTGGCTGCCTCTGGCCATGGTGTGGTTCGGCGTGGGCATGAAGACCACCGTCTTCCTGGTGGCCTTGGCTTCGTTTTTCCCCGTGTACGTCAACACCGCCATAGGGGCAGGAAATGTCGATTTCATACTTTATCAGGTCGGTGCCACCATGGGGGTCGGCAGGATAAGGGGCGTTTTCGACATACTGCTGCCCGCCGCCATGCCCCAGATAATGAGCGGCCTCAGGTTGGGGCTTGGAACCTCCTGGGCGTATCTGGTTTTGGGGGAGCTGACCGGAGTTCCCTTCGGTCTGGGTGCCCTCATAATGGACGCCAGGATGATGGGAAGGATAGACATGATAATAGTCGGCATAGTGGTCATAGCCGCTATGGGAAGGCTGAGCGATCTGTTGCTGTCGTCGGCCATGAGATTTTTCTTTCGCTCGGCCCGGAGGATGGCGTGA
- a CDS encoding ABC transporter ATP-binding protein: MSRLKGTGPAALSVRGISKTFLEKDGELEVLSDVSFDIEKGELVCVLGPSGCGKSTLLKIVAGLESPDRGDVSVEGRTVSGPGRDRCVVFQEDALFPWLTVAENVAFGAKGRMAKSELRSEVKRHLEMTGLSRFADYLPREISGGMKQRVALARVLILKPKVLLMDEPFGALDAQTREAMQDLLLSLIEDHSYTVMFITHDVGEAAAIADRVIVMDRSPGRIKAFLSTDGLDPTEVRAELRSIMKAR, from the coding sequence GTGAGCCGTCTGAAAGGGACGGGGCCGGCCGCTCTGTCGGTTCGAGGGATCTCCAAGACCTTTCTGGAAAAGGACGGCGAACTAGAGGTTCTCTCGGACGTGTCGTTCGATATAGAAAAAGGCGAGCTGGTCTGCGTTTTGGGGCCGAGCGGTTGCGGAAAGAGTACTTTGCTGAAGATAGTGGCGGGTCTTGAATCCCCCGACCGGGGAGACGTGTCTGTGGAGGGCCGGACTGTCTCGGGGCCGGGACGGGACAGATGCGTGGTCTTTCAGGAAGACGCCCTCTTTCCCTGGCTTACAGTGGCGGAGAACGTGGCCTTCGGGGCGAAGGGAAGGATGGCCAAGTCGGAGCTGAGGTCCGAGGTGAAGCGGCATCTCGAGATGACCGGACTGTCTCGTTTCGCCGACTATCTTCCGAGAGAGATATCCGGTGGCATGAAGCAGAGGGTCGCTCTGGCCAGGGTCCTGATACTGAAGCCCAAGGTCCTGCTGATGGACGAGCCCTTCGGTGCCTTGGACGCCCAGACCAGGGAGGCCATGCAGGATTTGCTTCTCTCTCTTATAGAGGACCATTCCTACACCGTGATGTTCATAACCCACGACGTGGGCGAGGCTGCCGCCATAGCCGATCGGGTGATCGTGATGGATAGATCTCCGGGCAGGATCAAGGCATTCTTGTCCACCGATGGTCTCGATCCCACGGAGGTTCGAGCCGAGTTGAGGTCGATCATGAAGGCTCGATGA
- a CDS encoding TIGR04283 family arsenosugar biosynthesis glycosyltransferase, with translation MDRVIAFVKWPEPGKAKTRLIPALGANGASDLHRRMAERTLSSIRRGARMARCSSEIRSTGSDPERFRRWLGEDLSVRDQGGGDLGIRMELSLLDALEEGVKKVLIVGTDCPDMDPSFIPRVMRLLDDYPVVMGPASDGGYYCLGIDLGSTGKRACALFRGIPWSSERTGRATLSKARSLGLEVASLPILSDVDRPEDLAVWRRARRKISVVIPTLNEKGSVSRAIRSALGAMDVEVIVSDGGSTDGTVEAAELCGARVVRSSRGRAAQMNVGAEAASGDILLFLHGDSVLPWGYGGSVRKVLSDEKVSLGAFSLRIGLGGELKDPEFRSSMATISFWANVRSRWLSLPYGDQGFFLCRSVFFDLGGFPEMPLLEDVSLVRSASRVGKVTTLPAVVLTSARRWKRLGAARTSLRNFMIMLAWGMGISPSRLAAWYRAGSSIKGGS, from the coding sequence TTGGACCGAGTTATAGCTTTCGTCAAATGGCCCGAGCCGGGAAAGGCCAAGACCAGGTTGATACCTGCTTTAGGAGCCAATGGCGCGTCGGATCTTCACCGTCGGATGGCGGAGAGGACCCTGTCTTCCATAAGGCGTGGAGCGAGGATGGCCAGATGTTCCTCGGAAATCAGGTCCACCGGTTCGGATCCCGAACGCTTTCGCAGGTGGCTAGGCGAAGATCTTTCCGTCAGAGACCAGGGGGGCGGCGATCTGGGAATCAGGATGGAACTTTCGCTCCTGGACGCCCTCGAGGAAGGCGTGAAAAAGGTGCTGATCGTGGGAACCGACTGTCCCGACATGGATCCGTCTTTTATACCCAGGGTCATGAGGCTGCTCGACGATTATCCCGTAGTGATGGGGCCAGCTTCCGACGGGGGATATTACTGTCTCGGCATAGACCTCGGATCTACCGGAAAGAGGGCTTGTGCCCTGTTTCGTGGGATTCCCTGGAGTTCCGAAAGGACGGGCCGAGCTACGTTGTCGAAGGCCCGTTCCCTGGGGCTCGAGGTTGCCAGTCTTCCGATCTTGAGCGACGTCGACAGGCCGGAGGACCTGGCTGTGTGGAGGCGGGCCCGTAGAAAGATCTCGGTGGTAATACCGACTCTGAACGAAAAAGGCTCTGTCTCCCGTGCGATACGTTCCGCCCTGGGAGCTATGGACGTGGAGGTCATAGTCTCCGACGGAGGCAGCACCGACGGCACGGTGGAAGCGGCCGAGCTGTGTGGCGCGAGGGTGGTTCGGTCTTCCCGGGGCAGGGCTGCTCAGATGAATGTTGGAGCTGAAGCCGCCTCGGGAGATATCCTGTTGTTTCTTCATGGCGACAGCGTTCTGCCCTGGGGATACGGCGGATCGGTCCGTAAGGTTTTGAGCGACGAAAAAGTGTCTTTAGGCGCCTTTTCTCTTCGTATAGGTCTGGGCGGCGAGTTGAAAGATCCCGAGTTCCGCTCCTCGATGGCGACTATTTCCTTCTGGGCCAACGTCAGGTCCCGGTGGCTGTCTCTGCCCTATGGAGACCAGGGCTTTTTTCTATGCAGATCGGTCTTTTTCGACCTGGGGGGCTTTCCCGAGATGCCCCTGTTGGAGGATGTATCGCTGGTGAGGTCCGCCTCGAGGGTCGGGAAGGTGACGACCCTTCCGGCAGTGGTCCTTACCTCCGCCCGCCGCTGGAAAAGGCTGGGTGCGGCCAGGACCTCCTTGCGCAATTTCATGATAATGCTTGCTTGGGGAATGGGAATCTCTCCGTCAAGGTTGGCGGCCTGGTATAGGGCCGGAAGTTCCATAAAAGGGGGTTCGTAA
- a CDS encoding TVP38/TMEM64 family protein, with protein MKGNSKVRLAIVIGGLLTLFVVFRMCGIDKSWFTEEHLRSFGPMAPAVFTAMFAVAVILAVPGGPITILAGSLFGVFHGTVVVSAGSTLGAAAAFLIARYAARDQVSRWLARNPRFVKLDDMIREKGFFVIAIVRLIPLFPFNLVNYGMGLTSVSFGYYVLMSWLCMLPGTVLYVAGGDVFKKALMEGCVPWRTVSLCVVILICLTVGYLGLRGSLSEKRGE; from the coding sequence ATGAAGGGTAACTCCAAGGTGAGGCTTGCTATCGTAATCGGAGGGCTGTTGACCCTGTTCGTGGTCTTTCGGATGTGCGGCATAGACAAAAGCTGGTTTACCGAGGAACACCTTCGTTCGTTCGGGCCGATGGCTCCGGCGGTGTTCACCGCCATGTTCGCCGTGGCGGTGATTCTGGCCGTTCCCGGTGGCCCTATAACGATCCTGGCTGGTAGCCTTTTCGGCGTGTTTCACGGAACCGTCGTGGTCTCCGCAGGGTCTACACTGGGAGCGGCGGCAGCCTTTCTGATAGCCCGATACGCGGCCAGGGATCAGGTCTCCCGATGGCTGGCCCGAAATCCTAGATTCGTGAAGCTGGACGATATGATTCGAGAGAAGGGTTTTTTCGTCATTGCGATAGTGAGGCTCATCCCTCTCTTTCCCTTCAACCTGGTGAACTACGGGATGGGGCTGACCTCGGTCTCTTTCGGATATTACGTGCTGATGTCGTGGCTGTGCATGCTCCCTGGGACGGTCCTCTACGTGGCCGGAGGGGACGTCTTCAAGAAGGCTCTGATGGAGGGGTGCGTACCCTGGCGAACCGTCAGCCTCTGCGTGGTGATACTGATATGCCTGACTGTGGGTTATCTAGGCCTCAGAGGTTCGCTGAGCGAAAAGAGGGGAGAATAA
- a CDS encoding methyl-accepting chemotaxis protein yields the protein MTIGRRFAVLLTILVLTLSGIGIATFLKGNDILENQVMETGTETVKGAAETVSQHFDMLAGIIDNTVLAVDQAWRENKREFVQMQDLMVESLQVNKKWGFQDIYFGFASNGDFATSHRLVPPEGFDARKRSWYVAAAELGKGKVALTEPYIDVTTKKPVISLSKLVYDSDGKLVGCVGADVGIGHLVEFTKKLTILGQGKGILLSTEGMVIAGPIEEDVMTRKLSEKTEADMAELGKRMTDGKSGFMEVNLNGSHTAFYTPTKWGVSLAILYPVSAIAALVHSLTLPLSVISVIALILTLAVVIFTYRGIASPLKKVSDMAGLMKERDLTVDLRSIGYDARDELGNMIAALADMVENIRETIGNITSEADSINQSSSGLAAISEQANASMDEAKRAVEEIAVLAETNAASLEETNAGVEEVSSSAHLAAESATEGTEATESATETSEKAAGLVEVVIEGVESVGRKSDDTIARMNALGESVHQITSFIETINSIADQTNLLALNAAIEAARAGEAGRGFAVVAEEVRKLAEESAKAAGKIDILIGDLQKQTGESISVTKETAEVMKDTVAKASEARKGLDETLESIKRVNVAMQNIAATSEEQAASSNEMAGAVDQASKSTVEMAQKVESIKSSTVETAKASDGVAHEAERLARLARSIDEELKRFKTGSSEIATLKK from the coding sequence ATGACTATAGGTCGCAGATTCGCCGTGTTGCTTACGATTCTCGTACTGACCCTGTCGGGGATAGGGATCGCCACCTTCTTGAAAGGCAACGATATTCTGGAAAACCAGGTCATGGAGACCGGGACGGAGACGGTAAAGGGGGCGGCCGAGACCGTGAGCCAGCACTTCGACATGCTGGCCGGTATAATCGACAACACAGTGTTGGCCGTCGATCAGGCCTGGAGAGAGAACAAGAGGGAGTTCGTCCAGATGCAGGATCTGATGGTCGAGTCCCTTCAGGTCAACAAGAAATGGGGCTTCCAGGACATCTACTTCGGCTTTGCAAGCAACGGAGACTTCGCCACTAGTCACAGGCTGGTGCCACCGGAGGGCTTCGACGCCAGAAAGAGAAGCTGGTACGTAGCGGCGGCCGAGCTCGGCAAAGGCAAGGTGGCCCTGACCGAGCCCTACATCGACGTTACCACCAAGAAACCGGTCATATCGCTCAGCAAGCTGGTTTACGACTCTGACGGAAAGCTGGTAGGTTGCGTCGGAGCCGACGTCGGCATAGGTCACCTGGTCGAGTTCACCAAAAAACTGACCATACTGGGACAGGGCAAGGGAATCCTGCTCAGCACCGAAGGGATGGTCATAGCGGGACCGATCGAGGAGGACGTCATGACCAGAAAGCTCTCGGAAAAAACCGAGGCGGACATGGCGGAACTGGGCAAAAGGATGACTGACGGCAAATCGGGCTTCATGGAGGTAAACCTGAACGGAAGCCACACTGCGTTCTACACCCCGACGAAATGGGGGGTGTCTCTGGCGATACTCTACCCGGTCAGCGCCATAGCGGCTTTGGTACACTCTCTGACCCTGCCTTTGAGCGTAATATCCGTGATAGCCCTGATACTGACCTTGGCCGTGGTGATCTTCACCTACAGGGGCATAGCCTCGCCTCTCAAGAAGGTGTCCGACATGGCTGGACTGATGAAGGAACGGGATCTCACGGTGGACCTCCGATCCATAGGCTACGACGCCAGGGACGAGCTGGGGAACATGATAGCGGCCCTGGCGGACATGGTGGAGAACATCCGGGAGACCATAGGCAACATAACCTCCGAGGCGGACAGCATAAACCAAAGCTCCTCCGGACTGGCCGCCATAAGCGAACAGGCCAACGCCTCCATGGACGAGGCGAAGCGGGCTGTAGAGGAGATAGCCGTTCTGGCCGAGACGAACGCCGCCTCGCTTGAGGAGACCAACGCAGGAGTCGAGGAGGTATCCTCAAGCGCCCATTTGGCGGCGGAATCGGCAACGGAGGGAACCGAGGCGACCGAGTCGGCCACTGAGACGTCGGAGAAGGCGGCTGGGCTGGTAGAGGTAGTCATAGAGGGAGTCGAGTCTGTTGGACGTAAGTCCGACGACACCATAGCCAGAATGAACGCCCTGGGCGAGTCGGTCCATCAGATAACGAGCTTCATAGAGACCATAAACTCCATAGCGGATCAGACCAACCTCCTGGCCCTGAACGCCGCCATAGAGGCAGCCAGAGCGGGAGAGGCAGGAAGGGGTTTCGCCGTGGTGGCAGAGGAGGTCCGAAAGCTGGCGGAGGAATCGGCCAAAGCCGCTGGAAAGATAGACATCCTTATAGGTGATCTTCAGAAACAGACCGGCGAGTCAATATCGGTGACCAAGGAGACAGCCGAGGTGATGAAGGACACCGTCGCAAAAGCCTCCGAGGCCAGAAAGGGACTGGACGAGACTCTGGAGAGCATAAAGAGGGTAAACGTGGCCATGCAGAACATCGCCGCCACCTCGGAGGAACAGGCGGCATCGTCCAACGAGATGGCCGGAGCCGTCGATCAGGCGTCCAAATCCACCGTGGAGATGGCCCAGAAGGTGGAATCCATCAAGTCCTCCACCGTCGAGACCGCTAAGGCATCCGACGGAGTGGCCCATGAGGCGGAGAGACTGGCAAGACTGGCTCGGTCCATAGATGAAGAGCTGAAGAGATTCAAGACGGGAAGCTCGGAAATAGCCACTCTGAAAAAATAA
- a CDS encoding energy-coupling factor ABC transporter permease encodes MARFHQTVAKSHPAVLGVNVMDMAFPGLIRVLFVSREKWALLLRGFLCSAGGVILTALMTVGVLTLNGEEIGQGKTDENGAFSITIPKGVLSAKVTINAGMEHVAHEEIAREGAPEQSTATEPQANRRLSGYLVASHEPDFLRRVTSSEIKIGHPSYRGH; translated from the coding sequence GTGGCACGTTTTCACCAAACCGTTGCAAAAAGCCACCCGGCGGTGTTGGGAGTCAACGTTATGGACATGGCCTTTCCAGGGCTGATCAGGGTACTCTTCGTATCCAGAGAAAAATGGGCTCTGCTGCTGAGGGGGTTTCTGTGCAGCGCAGGAGGGGTTATTCTGACGGCCCTCATGACGGTGGGAGTGCTGACACTGAACGGCGAGGAGATCGGACAGGGCAAGACAGACGAGAACGGAGCCTTTTCAATAACCATACCGAAGGGAGTCCTGTCCGCAAAAGTTACCATAAACGCAGGCATGGAACACGTGGCCCACGAGGAAATCGCCCGAGAGGGAGCTCCGGAGCAATCGACAGCCACGGAGCCACAGGCCAACCGGAGGTTATCAGGTTATCTGGTAGCCTCTCACGAACCGGACTTCCTCCGCAGGGTGACCTCCTCGGAGATCAAGATAGGCCATCCTAGTTATCGGGGGCACTAA
- a CDS encoding sulfide-dependent adenosine diphosphate thiazole synthase, which yields MELDERVISKAIVSRFFERLTDHLENDVVIVGGGPAGLVAGYVLADAGVKVSLFDRRLSLGGGMWGGGMLFNEIVVQSEGARILDDLGVSLREFEPGYYTAGSVEAVSTLISSAVRAGVTVFNGMVAEDVVMREDRVIGLVINWSTVETSGLLVDPLAVRSDFIIDATGHDSNVTSTVEKKVPGRLLTETGKVEGEKSLWCERAEKLTVDNTKEVYPGLFVAGMSANAVFGGPRMGPIFGGMLLSGEKAAKEILLRLNGKRVS from the coding sequence ATGGAATTGGACGAGAGGGTTATTTCCAAGGCCATCGTAAGCCGTTTTTTCGAGAGGCTTACAGATCATCTGGAAAACGACGTGGTCATAGTGGGAGGTGGCCCGGCCGGATTGGTGGCGGGGTACGTCTTGGCTGACGCGGGGGTAAAGGTATCCCTCTTCGACAGGCGGTTAAGCCTGGGGGGAGGCATGTGGGGCGGCGGCATGCTTTTCAACGAGATAGTAGTGCAGTCCGAAGGTGCGAGGATACTGGACGATCTGGGGGTCTCCCTCAGGGAGTTCGAACCGGGATACTACACCGCCGGGTCTGTGGAGGCCGTCTCCACCCTGATCTCCTCGGCCGTCAGGGCCGGGGTCACAGTGTTCAACGGTATGGTTGCGGAGGACGTGGTGATGAGAGAGGATCGGGTTATAGGGTTGGTGATCAACTGGTCCACCGTCGAGACATCCGGCCTTCTGGTCGATCCATTGGCTGTTAGAAGCGATTTCATCATAGACGCCACGGGACACGACTCCAACGTGACCTCTACCGTGGAGAAAAAGGTGCCGGGAAGGCTACTGACGGAAACCGGCAAGGTGGAGGGAGAGAAGTCTCTTTGGTGCGAGAGGGCGGAAAAACTGACCGTGGATAACACAAAAGAGGTCTACCCTGGTCTGTTCGTCGCGGGAATGAGCGCCAACGCCGTTTTTGGAGGTCCCCGAATGGGACCGATCTTCGGGGGAATGCTTCTTTCCGGCGAAAAGGCTGCTAAGGAGATCCTCCTCAGATTGAACGGTAAAAGGGTCTCCTGA